Within the Tolypothrix sp. NIES-4075 genome, the region AAAGCTTGTTGTTTTTCAGGAGTCATAATTCCAGATGCACTACTTCCCTTTGTATCATCCCTGATCTTAGATCTTTTTCAAAAGGTGACATGCTCCCCAAGCTATCACCGTTCCCAACCAATCAAAGATTATTTAAATTCTTTAAATAGTCAGCGAGAAAAAGAACAATGGTTGATAACGTGCGAGCGTTTTGCACCGAATGCTCCACAACAAAACCCTGTAGAAGATATCTGGTTACAAGCGAAAAGATTGATTCGATAATTCTACTTTTTTGTCATTCTTTCTCTGTGGTCAAAGCGTTATTTTAATTATCGATTCACTGCCAAACTTTTGAATTTCCTAAGCTCCATGAGTATGGTTTTTTCTCGCAAATGATTTAGGGTAACTGTTCAGGGGATAAAAAAAATGCCGCTTTGCGCCCGCCCAAAGGAATACGACAAATGAGACATCAACAGTTGAAATCATTATACAGCAACCTTTAAAAGCTTTTTAGTACAAATATACTGCATAAATTCAGGTTAGCGATCGCATCCACATTGCTATAGTTTTTCACCCTTGGAAATTGACCTTATGGCAAAGAAATTTAGGTTAGCGATCGCATCCACATTGCTACCCTTCACTTCTGGTTCTTCATGCTACTTTTTCTCTAACCGTATTTTCTCACAAATCATTTAGGATTGCTATATCAGGCATGGTCCGAGTTTTCCTTTCATTGATTAGAATTGGATGGCAACAGACTGTTTAAATTTTTAATTGTGATGGTTTGACGATCAGACGCTGCACCGATAAGATTTGCACCATCTGGACTTAGCACAGCATCATGTTTAAGTCCATCAACATCAGAAATATATTTGTCATTCATCCAATTCCACAAGTTTGTGGAACAACAATCGTTAAAAATGATTGTTTGACTATCAGGAGTAATAGTTAATGAATTTAATGAACTAGAATACCCCGGCAATGTTTTTAAGAGTTTTAAGCTTTGAGCATCCCAAACTTTAACCATCCAAATTGTACTGAGTTCTTGACGATCCATCCCGCCAGTGACTATTAATTTACCATCAGCGCTGAGGGCGATTACCTCAACTTCAAGAGAATGAGCTGCCCAGCTTTGGATAAACTTTTGTTGACGTAAATCCCAAATCTTGACTCCACCCAGGCTACCAATATATAAATTTTGATTATCTTTGCTGACTGCTAAAGACAAAACATAACCACGAGTATTGACTTGCTGCTGAAGTTTACCCTGAGGTAAATTCCAAACTTTTACAACCGGATCGTTCATACTCCCAGTAACCAAAGTTTGAGCATCAGCACTGATATTTAAGGCTTGGACTTCTCCTAAATGTCCGGGAGAAAAGGTTTTATCTAATGTGATACTTTTATAATTCCATTTTTGAATTACGCCTGTAGATGTACCTACGACTAAAGTTTGATTATCTGGACTTACAGCGATAGATTGAATTTTGCCAGAAAAGACGCTCAAGGTTTGTTGCAGACTCTTGCTGTTAATATCCCAAACTTGAATTTTGTTCTCCCAATTCCCGCTGATGAGTGTTTGGTTATCTGGTGCGATCGCTAAAACTCCAATATGTTCTGGTATTTTCCAGGCTGGGATAGCTGGTGTATGAGTCGAGATATCCGTTTTTGGAGCTTGTTGCTGTGAGTCAGCGTAAATTTGTGGTATTTGCCAAAGTGGTGTCAGCATATACATCACCAGAAAAATTACCACATCGACAATCAAAAACCACTTGCTCCCGCGTGACTTTTTAACTGGTGGATTTGCTGGGTGTATAGTTTGATGTGCGCTAATAGCTGCGATAGCTTCCGGTAACTGATTAGATATGTTTGTCGCCGCCTGAGATGTCAGCTTTAAATATACTTGCTCGCTCAACTGAAGAATTTTAAATTCTAATGGTAGTTCTTGACGATTAGCTGAAATAAAACCCAGCCCATTATAAAACTGTTTATCTTTACGCCAACCTAGACAGTACAGGGGTAGGGCGATTTGCGGCTGAATCCTAGCTAATAACAACTTCGTCATTTCTTGTGGTTGATATTGTGGCTCAATATGTAAGTTAAATAATATCGAACAATTCGTATTTTTCCCAAAGTGAACGTAACCTATTGGGCGTTTATCTTTTTCAATTATTAACTCTTGCCATCTAAAAATAAAGCGATTCAAAATGAAGTATAGGGAGATGAACCAGAAAGCGATCGCAATTCCCGAAACTGGTAAATCCAGTAAAGAATAATCAAATTCCCCTATCCAGGTTAAACCCAAAAGGGCTTTGATAAAGCTTAAAGTTAGACTAATCACCACAAAACTGCCGCTGGCCATCAAAGCAAGTACAGTCAAAATATAAAGTAGAGATTTTCTAAATCTTTGCCGATGCCAAAAGGTTTTGTAAATTTGCCATTGCTCTTTAACATCTTGGAAGGGGCGAATAGAAATCCCAGGTGGTAAAGGTAAACTTGTTGATTGATGTTCGCCGATGGGAATTGGTGGTTGCAATAATACCATTGCAGGTAGTTGATAAAGCTGCAATTCTTTGGGCTTATCTTTCTTGGGAAGAGCGACAAACCCAAATCGTTCATAAAATGATTTGAGATGAGGAAGATAAACTAGATATACAGGTAAACTAACATTTTCTAGGCAATTCCAGAGTAACAGTGAACCAACACCTTGGTAGCGATGTTTAGGAGCAATATAAATGTTAGACAGTATATTATATTTTTTTCTCGCTACAAAGAATACCCAGCCAACAATTTGCTTTTGATATTCAACAAACCAAACTTTATCATTGGTATAATGACGTGACATTAAATATGCAGAAAGTATGTATATACCAAATCCAAATGCAACTGCACCACCCATATACAAAAATACAAAAAAATCACTTGGGCTGACTGCTGAAGAAATAATCTGCCAATCAAAGAAGTGATTTGGCGGTTTTCCATACTCAAATAAATATGCTTTATAATTTATCTCTAATCTCTTGACAAATATGTCTAAAACTGTTCGGATACAAAGAACTATCCCTAAGATAGATGTCAAAAGAAATATCCAACCAGAGTATTTAGAGTTGTGCGCTTGTAGCTCTGCAACAGTGCCTGTACGGAAGGAGTATCCTGAAGATGGTTTTTCAGATGAAGACATCGATTAATCAACCTATTAATAGTTGCACGCAGCTCGAAAATATTTGTGCGATCGCTCCCAGCTTTTCATGCAACTCAGATGATGGAGAACCGCAATTACACCGAAAAAATATAGAAGGCAGAAGGGAAAAATGCCCTGAATCTGCCCTTTGCTCAACATTTATTAACTTGGAGCTTAAGTTAGCACCTTAACGCCTTTATCTTTAGTGAGGAAGTTTGGAGAGTTATCAGAAAATGTAGTTAGCAATGATGTAGTCATTGATTGCTCTAGAAAAGCTGCGATTATTCCCAAAATTATTTATGGGGGAACTCAAAATTGGCTAAGGTATTTAGGCAAGACTCCTCATTACCCGCTATTCCTCCCCACCCTACTAAGAGTTGAGGGTGAGGACTCCCGCGACACGTTGAAATCGACTACCTTAAGTTACTAAAGTACTTTGCAACACAACCGAAGCAGCTACCTCCAGCCTTGAACGATTGCGCCGCCGAAAATGCTACGATTCACCTCGCTGGTGAAGATGCTATAGGGAAAGGCGGGATCAAGGGCACTGCTCTCGTCCAGCGTCCGGATCTGTTCCGGGGTGAGGCGGATGTCCAATGATGCCAGATTGTCATACAGTTGTTCGAGCTTGCTGGCACCCAGAATCGGCGAGGTAATGCCAGACTGCGCCAAAACCCAGGCAAGGGCGACCTGCGCCAAGGGGCGATCGACTTGGGCTGCCACCGTTCGCAGGGTATCAAGGACGCGCCAGTTACGATCGGTAAACATCTGGTTTCCGAAAGGATTGGGGCCAATCAGCCGTCCTTGACCGCTCGCCCCCGCCTCCTCGCGCTGGTACTTGCCAGTGAGAAAACCGGCAGCAAGGGGACTCCAGGCACAGATGCCGAGACCGCATTCACGGGCGGCGGGCAGATGTTCGCGCTCAATGCTACGTTCAACGAGCGAATACGCCAGTTGCATGGCGATGGGCCCAGGAATGTTATGCGCTGTGGCGATCGCCGCTGCCTTGGCAGTGTACCAGGCTGGCACATTTGAGAAGCCGAAGTAGCGGATCTTGCCGACGCGCACCAGGTCGCCGAGCGACTGTAGTACTTCTTCAACGGGCGTCACCATATCCCAGGTGTGCATCCAGTAGAGGTCAACGTAGTCGGTACGGAGGCGGCGCAGCGAACCCTCAAGCGCCCGATGCATGTTTTTGCGTCCGTTGCCGCCCGCATTCGCGTTGCCCGGTTCGCCGCCGTGAAAGCTGAACTTGGTTGCTTTTCCCTAGTTGGGGTAGTGTTACGGAAGCTGTCACCAGGGGCAAAGTAGTACCGCAGTATTAAACGGGAAACTTTCCCATCACCCCGTCGTATTCTTTTTGAGCTTCCCCGGCTTTACGGAAGCCCAAGAAAGAGCGGATTTCAGCACGGTGATATTTAATGCTGCGTCCCTGCCAATCATAGGCATGATATTCTTCACTCGGTACACCGACTTGTTTAGATAGATGGACAACAACAGGTTTGGGGATGTCACGAATGTGTTGAGGGAACCTGACTTCTAACTGAAAGAATTTCAACAAAATTGCGAAACCCAGTCGGTTCGCGCCAGTTTTGTTACCTAGCAAGGCTTCTTCATCGGGAAGCAGTGTCCAATACTCAATTAACTCGTCTACTTCCCAATGTCGCTTCATTGTTTATTTGTAAAATGTATCCTGATTACACTACCACGGAGCGGCGCAAAAAGTTCCGCCTTTGACTAGAGTCGGAACTTTACTTGAGACAATGATACAGTTTCAGGATTTTTCCCTGCTAATCCAGACTGTAAACAGGTAAAGTGCTAACTCCCATACAAAATTCGGTACTTTTTTGGGAAGCACTTAGTTAGAGTGAAAGCTGGATTTTTCTTTCCCTAGCACTATCGCGTGCCCCCTCAAGTTGAAAAGTTTGAAACCTAGTCCTCTAATGACTTTAGAGCTACTTTGCCCCTGGTGACAGCTTCCGTAACACTACCCCTAGATACACCGGGAATGTTGGGTGGAATCCCCACTACAGGGGGTACTTGGCTGAATGCCTTTTGGCAGGGTGTACCAAATCCTACCTCGCGTTGGTCTTTTGTAGTTGACCCTAGAGGTAAATATTGGTGGGTGCAGGGGACTTCGTTTGCTTCACCAGCGGTAGCGGGGGTAGTTGCATTGATGAAAGGGGAAAATTCCAAGTTACAGCAATTTTCAGGTAATTGAACCACAGACTAAGGTAGACTGAAGAGATAGCATGGTTTGAATAGATGCCAGTATCTTACTCAAAGGATTTGCGTGAGCGTGTGATTATGGCGTATGTTGCAAAAGAAGGCTCTCAACGCCATTTGGCGCAAAGATTTAAGGTCAGCTTGTCATTTGTGCGAAACCTACTGCGTCAGTATCGGGCAAATGGCGAAGTCGAGGCGAAACAACGTGGAGGATACCAAAAGCCAACAATAACAAATGAGCATCTATCGCTTATCCAGTCTTTGGTTGAGGAAAAAAATGATTTGTTACTTAGAGAATTATGTGATCGCTATGCAGAACGCACAGGGATTAGTGTGAGTATTACAACAATGCATCGAGCGGTAGAAAAATTAGGCTTACGTCTAAAAAAAAAGTCTTTATGCTAGCGAGCAAGATACCCCAAGAGTACAAGAGTTAAGGCATGACTATCGTCGTTGGTTAGATAAAATTGATGTCAGAAATTTAGTCTTTGTCGATGAAGCGGGGTTGAATTTATCAATGTCACGCTTATTTGCCAGAGCCTTTGATGGTGAACGAGCAGTTGGTAGTATCCCAAGAAGTAAGGGTGGGAACGTTTCTTTGATTGGTGCTTTAAACCTTGATGGACTTGTTGCAGCGATGACCGTGCCAGGAAGTACAAATACTGAAGTATTTCTCACTTATGTGACTCAGGTCTTAGCACCTCAGTTGTGGAAAGGAGCAATCGTGGTCATGGATAATCTCCGGGTTCATCACGCTGAACGTGTAAGAGTTGCAATTGAGTCCGTTGGTGCAAAAGTCAAGTTTTTACCCCCCTACTCTCCCGATTTATCCCCCATAGAACTGTGTTGGTCGAAACTCAAGCAATTTCTCCGTTCCTGTGAAGCACGCACATTGGAATCACTCGACCAAGCAATGGCTCTTGCTGTCAATTACATTACCGAAGATCATGCCTTTGGTTGGTTCCACCACTGTGGTCTATTTACCTGAAAATTGCTGTAAATCGAGAAGGTTTGGTTGGTATTCTTAAATTTACCGCGAGTTACGAAGGGCTGAATATTTCGGATGAAGATGCTAAATCATACCGTTCAAAGAGTGCGAAGTCAGATTTAGCCAAGGATAAACAGTACTTTTTCGGTAATGGTTTGGTAAATGCTGATGCAGCGGTGAAAGCGGTGAAACAAGGACGATGAAAGAAGGTAGGTGATATCGTTAGATATGTGGTGAAAAAGAATGTAGAGACAGAGGTTATCGCGTCTCTACAATAGTTATGGATAACGCATATTTATCGGAGTTCTTATCTCCAACCAAACAGTTTCAATATCTCCTAATTATTTTCTTGTTGATTCAACCATGTTTCTAAATCAGATACATCTGTAAAATCTAACAATGCTTGTGCTAAAGTTTCTAACTGTTCAGTAGATAATCCCCGCACTCGTTCAATCAATGATTCATCTATTGAGTTGAATCTTCCATTAAGCTGAAGTATAATTACCCGTTCTTCACCTTGTTTGTTGCCCTTCTGTAATATATCTTGATAAATGACTGACTCTTGCATAATGTCCTCACTTAATAATCGACGAATCAAGTTTTTCTCAAACCGCAAACCTGCTAATATCTCTGTATATCCGGCAATATTCTGCCTTGTATCTCTATCTGAAATTCTAGCAACCATGAAGGCAACCTGCGCTAACAACCCTTGGGGTGAAGTTGTTTGTGTTAAGGGTGCGAGTGCGAGTAATGCTTCATTATTGAGAAATAGCGTTGAATCTTGCTCCCACATTCGGATGACTCGGTAGCGATGGATTGTAGTTTCATCTACATACTCT harbors:
- a CDS encoding GNAT family N-acetyltransferase, which translates into the protein MSSSEKPSSGYSFRTGTVAELQAHNSKYSGWIFLLTSILGIVLCIRTVLDIFVKRLEINYKAYLFEYGKPPNHFFDWQIISSAVSPSDFFVFLYMGGAVAFGFGIYILSAYLMSRHYTNDKVWFVEYQKQIVGWVFFVARKKYNILSNIYIAPKHRYQGVGSLLLWNCLENVSLPVYLVYLPHLKSFYERFGFVALPKKDKPKELQLYQLPAMVLLQPPIPIGEHQSTSLPLPPGISIRPFQDVKEQWQIYKTFWHRQRFRKSLLYILTVLALMASGSFVVISLTLSFIKALLGLTWIGEFDYSLLDLPVSGIAIAFWFISLYFILNRFIFRWQELIIEKDKRPIGYVHFGKNTNCSILFNLHIEPQYQPQEMTKLLLARIQPQIALPLYCLGWRKDKQFYNGLGFISANRQELPLEFKILQLSEQVYLKLTSQAATNISNQLPEAIAAISAHQTIHPANPPVKKSRGSKWFLIVDVVIFLVMYMLTPLWQIPQIYADSQQQAPKTDISTHTPAIPAWKIPEHIGVLAIAPDNQTLISGNWENKIQVWDINSKSLQQTLSVFSGKIQSIAVSPDNQTLVVGTSTGVIQKWNYKSITLDKTFSPGHLGEVQALNISADAQTLVTGSMNDPVVKVWNLPQGKLQQQVNTRGYVLSLAVSKDNQNLYIGSLGGVKIWDLRQQKFIQSWAAHSLEVEVIALSADGKLIVTGGMDRQELSTIWMVKVWDAQSLKLLKTLPGYSSSLNSLTITPDSQTIIFNDCCSTNLWNWMNDKYISDVDGLKHDAVLSPDGANLIGAASDRQTITIKNLNSLLPSNSNQ
- a CDS encoding DUF4158 domain-containing protein; amino-acid sequence: MKRHWEVDELIEYWTLLPDEEALLGNKTGANRLGFAILLKFFQLEVRFPQHIRDIPKPVVVHLSKQVGVPSEEYHAYDWQGRSIKYHRAEIRSFLGFRKAGEAQKEYDGVMGKFPV
- a CDS encoding S8/S53 family peptidase is translated as MTASVTLPLDTPGMLGGIPTTGGTWLNAFWQGVPNPTSRWSFVVDPRGKYWWVQGTSFASPAVAGVVALMKGENSKLQQFSGN
- a CDS encoding helix-turn-helix domain-containing protein; translation: MPVSYSKDLRERVIMAYVAKEGSQRHLAQRFKVSLSFVRNLLRQYRANGEVEAKQRGGYQKPTITNEHLSLIQSLVEEKNDLLLRELCDRYAERTGISVSITTMHRAVEKLGLRLKKKSLC
- a CDS encoding DUF4351 domain-containing protein, encoding MAFDNVCKILAEKYPVEFARWLLPAEPQKIKVLKTELSIEPIRADSVTFLQTENRILHIEFQTRTKSEPPIPFRMLDYSVRLKRQYDVPVTQVVIFLQETDDEIAFTEEYVDETTIHRYRVIRMWEQDSTLFLNNEALLALAPLTQTTSPQGLLAQVAFMVARISDRDTRQNIAGYTEILAGLRFEKNLIRRLLSEDIMQESVIYQDILQKGNKQGEERVIILQLNGRFNSIDESLIERVRGLSTEQLETLAQALLDFTDVSDLETWLNQQENN